Proteins from a genomic interval of Qipengyuania sp. JC766:
- the acpS gene encoding holo-ACP synthase, with amino-acid sequence MIIGLGSDLCNIERIQASLDRFGERFENRVFTETERKKARRRPFTIAGTYAKRFAAKEAFSKAVGTGFRRGVFMKDIGVINAPSGAPTLQLAGGAAKRLEEMLPPGHGAAIHLTLTDDHPWAQAFVIIEAIPQE; translated from the coding sequence ATGATCATCGGCCTCGGTTCGGACCTGTGCAATATCGAGCGAATCCAGGCATCTCTGGACCGTTTCGGCGAACGGTTCGAGAACCGCGTCTTCACCGAGACGGAGCGCAAAAAGGCGCGCCGCCGCCCCTTCACCATCGCCGGCACCTACGCCAAGCGGTTCGCGGCGAAGGAAGCCTTTTCCAAGGCGGTCGGCACCGGTTTCCGGCGCGGCGTCTTCATGAAGGATATCGGGGTCATTAACGCTCCGTCCGGCGCACCCACGCTGCAACTCGCTGGGGGCGCAGCGAAACGGCTTGAAGAAATGCTGCCCCCCGGTCATGGCGCCGCCATTCATCTGACCCTCACAGACGATCATCCATGGGCGCAGGCCTTTGTGATCATCGAGGCGATCCCTCAAGAGTAA
- a CDS encoding AI-2E family transporter, which translates to MNHPGDIVGGEEELGSSPSRITNPKLRFEAQRAIIWSLIVGGFILAIYVSQALLVVFGALVLASMIDGGARLLGRIMPGPRFLRVGLILLAATSFLIWLAYFTGTQVVQQAAELPGIVEQQAARVVLWARANGFEIGLQELQSLSGQIVSGVGTVTAAFTGLIGGLTTIVLIVIIGIYIAFEPRIYERGVGWITPRNHRKDLAITLDRMGYTMRRLMAGRLLGMVVEGVFTWLMLTLFDFPMAILLGILTGLLAFIPNIGALVSGVLMVAVGFSEGTEYGLYAIFTYFLVQTIDGYVLIPLIAKKTVDLPPALVLAWQLIMGLLFGIIGLFLADPMLAMLKVVLERRAERHQALDDEAAGQESLIPDGP; encoded by the coding sequence ATGAACCATCCGGGGGACATTGTCGGGGGCGAGGAAGAACTCGGCAGCAGTCCGTCCAGGATAACCAATCCGAAACTGCGCTTCGAAGCGCAGCGGGCGATCATCTGGTCGCTCATCGTCGGCGGCTTCATCCTCGCGATCTACGTGTCCCAGGCGTTGCTGGTGGTGTTCGGCGCGCTGGTACTCGCTTCCATGATCGACGGCGGCGCTCGCCTGCTGGGCCGGATAATGCCGGGACCGCGTTTCCTGCGCGTCGGCCTGATCCTGCTGGCCGCGACGAGCTTCCTGATCTGGCTGGCCTATTTTACGGGTACGCAGGTCGTGCAGCAGGCCGCCGAGCTGCCCGGCATCGTCGAGCAACAGGCGGCCCGCGTCGTCCTGTGGGCCCGCGCGAACGGGTTCGAGATCGGCCTGCAGGAACTGCAGAGCCTGTCCGGCCAGATCGTCAGCGGCGTTGGCACGGTGACGGCGGCCTTTACCGGCCTGATCGGCGGACTGACCACGATCGTCCTCATCGTGATCATCGGCATCTACATCGCATTCGAGCCGCGCATCTACGAACGCGGCGTGGGCTGGATCACCCCGCGCAATCATCGCAAGGATCTGGCGATTACGCTGGACCGGATGGGCTACACCATGCGTCGCCTTATGGCGGGACGCCTGCTGGGCATGGTGGTGGAAGGCGTGTTCACCTGGCTTATGTTGACGCTGTTCGATTTCCCGATGGCGATCCTGCTGGGCATCCTGACGGGCCTGCTGGCCTTCATTCCCAATATCGGCGCACTGGTTTCCGGCGTGCTGATGGTGGCGGTCGGCTTTTCCGAAGGCACCGAATACGGCCTCTACGCGATCTTCACCTACTTCCTCGTGCAGACGATCGACGGCTACGTCCTCATCCCGCTGATCGCGAAGAAGACCGTCGACCTGCCGCCGGCACTGGTGCTGGCGTGGCAGCTCATCATGGGGCTCCTGTTCGGAATCATCGGCCTGTTCCTCGCCGATCCGATGCTGGCCATGCTGAAGGTGGTGCTGGAACGGCGGGCGGAACGACACCAGGCGCTCGACGACGAGGCGGCCGGACAGGAAAGCTTGATACCCGATGGCCCGTAA
- a CDS encoding pyridoxal phosphate biosynthetic protein, with the protein MNSAPQLTPAQKRWGLAATAPFLLSILLLGIALNTGHLVAFAIGWPLLMAFGYYGSLQMAKGDLAHPLFKTQVILHYTVLVLLVALLVRSQ; encoded by the coding sequence ATGAATTCGGCCCCGCAACTGACGCCTGCGCAGAAACGCTGGGGACTTGCCGCCACGGCGCCCTTCCTGCTGAGCATCCTTTTGCTCGGCATCGCGCTCAACACGGGCCATCTGGTGGCTTTCGCGATCGGCTGGCCGCTGCTGATGGCGTTCGGTTATTACGGGTCGTTGCAGATGGCGAAAGGCGATCTCGCGCATCCGCTGTTCAAGACGCAGGTCATTCTCCATTACACGGTGCTGGTCCTGCTGGTCGCCCTGCTGGTGAGGTCGCAATGA
- a CDS encoding pyridoxine 5'-phosphate synthase: MSQRLRLGVNIDHVATIRNARGGDHPDPVRAAEIVAQVGGDGITAHLREDRRHIRDEDLARIQAATQLPLNLEMAATEEMLEIALRHKPYAACIVPEKREERTTEGGLDAAGQHNRLQPIVTALSDAGIRVSLFIEADPRQLEAAMRLSAPVVEFHTGEYAHAEGEAKAVQLRRIADMAALAAKNGIEPHAGHGLTYENVQPIAAIPQLAELNIGHYLIGEAVFIGLEASIRRMRDLMDEAR; the protein is encoded by the coding sequence ATGAGCCAACGGCTTAGACTCGGCGTCAACATCGATCATGTTGCCACCATCCGTAACGCGCGTGGGGGGGATCATCCCGATCCGGTGCGTGCGGCGGAGATCGTGGCGCAGGTCGGCGGGGACGGAATCACCGCGCATCTGCGGGAGGACCGGCGCCACATCAGGGACGAGGACCTCGCGCGGATCCAAGCGGCGACGCAGCTTCCGCTGAACCTTGAGATGGCGGCGACCGAGGAAATGCTGGAAATCGCGCTGCGCCACAAACCGTATGCCGCCTGCATCGTGCCGGAGAAGCGGGAGGAGCGCACGACGGAGGGCGGGCTGGACGCGGCGGGGCAGCACAACCGGCTGCAACCGATCGTCACGGCCCTGTCCGATGCCGGCATCCGCGTGAGCCTTTTCATCGAAGCCGACCCGCGCCAGCTCGAAGCGGCCATGCGCCTTTCCGCCCCGGTGGTGGAGTTCCACACCGGCGAATACGCCCATGCCGAGGGCGAGGCGAAGGCCGTCCAACTGCGGCGTATCGCGGACATGGCCGCGCTGGCGGCCAAGAACGGCATCGAACCGCATGCCGGGCATGGGCTCACCTATGAGAACGTCCAGCCCATCGCCGCCATTCCGCAGCTGGCCGAGCTCAATATCGGTCACTACCTGATAGGCGAGGCGGTCTTCATCGGCCTGGAAGCCAGTATCCGCCGCATGCGCGATCTCATGGACGAGGCGCGCTGA
- the lepB gene encoding signal peptidase I gives MNSGIMALNPFASRSKTREFRKDGTKTDWGAELRGLALMLLAVLGFHSFIAKPFYIPSTSMMPNLLVGDRLVVSKYPYGWSWSSISFHVWPRGDWRIMSATPEYGDVVIAVHPERNEDYIKRVVALPGDRIAVRNGQIVLNGVPVPQEVEVPVRLPVDDLQQCDGNPCLWYFDADYRTVLDDGSEVYELPTLRETMPNGATYLVVDHQRQYLDDMEEIVVPDDSVFLMGDNRDHSADSRERISPRGLMGPVPLSNVGGRAEFITFSLDGSATWNPLTWWGAARGERAWTTLRPPVEDNTAER, from the coding sequence ATGAATTCCGGAATCATGGCGCTGAACCCCTTTGCGTCGCGCTCCAAAACACGCGAGTTCCGCAAGGACGGGACAAAGACCGACTGGGGTGCGGAACTGCGCGGCCTTGCGCTGATGCTGCTGGCGGTGCTGGGCTTCCACAGCTTCATCGCCAAGCCGTTCTACATTCCCAGCACGTCCATGATGCCCAACCTGCTGGTGGGGGACAGGCTGGTGGTCAGCAAGTATCCCTATGGCTGGTCCTGGTCGTCGATCAGTTTCCATGTCTGGCCGCGCGGCGACTGGCGCATCATGTCCGCGACGCCGGAATATGGCGATGTGGTCATTGCCGTCCATCCGGAGCGCAACGAGGACTATATCAAGCGCGTGGTCGCGCTGCCCGGTGACCGGATCGCGGTGCGCAACGGGCAGATCGTCCTCAACGGCGTGCCCGTACCGCAGGAAGTCGAAGTGCCCGTGCGCCTCCCGGTGGACGATTTGCAACAATGCGACGGCAATCCGTGCCTGTGGTACTTCGACGCCGACTACCGGACAGTCCTCGACGACGGGAGCGAGGTCTACGAGCTTCCGACCCTGCGCGAGACCATGCCCAACGGTGCGACGTATCTCGTCGTCGATCACCAGCGCCAGTATCTGGACGACATGGAAGAGATCGTCGTTCCCGACGACAGCGTCTTCCTGATGGGCGACAATCGCGACCATTCCGCGGACAGTCGCGAACGGATCAGTCCGCGCGGCCTGATGGGTCCCGTCCCGCTGTCCAATGTCGGTGGCCGGGCCGAATTCATCACCTTCTCGCTCGACGGGTCTGCCACCTGGAACCCGCTGACCTGGTGGGGCGCGGCGCGCGGCGAACGCGCGTGGACAACCTTGCGCCCGCCGGTGGAGGATAATACGGCGGAACGATGA